In the genome of Streptomyces aquilus, the window GGGGGTCCACGGGGGGTCCGCGGGGTTGATCGCGTCGTAGGTGACGCGGGACGACCGGCGGCGGCGCGGGGCGACCGGCGGCGGCGCGGGGCGACCGGCGGCGGCGCGGGGCGACCGGCGTCTCCTTTGGGTTCGCGGTGGCCGAGCGTGGTGGAGAACTGTCCCACGACGTACGGGAGTTGCTGCTCGCAGGGCATCGGGGCGCCGTGCCGCGATTCTCCGCGCGGGGTTCGGGCTCGCGGAGGTCAGGGCGGTGCTGGAGCGGGTCCTCGGCGGGGAGCTCTCCGGGACCCGGCCCGAGATGGAGTCGCCCGCACGCCGGTTGCGGGGTGCCGGCGTCGAGGTCGTCGTGTCGGCTCACGCCGCCAGGCGCTGCTCCGGAAAGCGCGTCGTCAGCCAGACTCCGAGGCCCGGTGTCAGGGGGACGTGCCGGGGATGGCGGAAGCCCAGGGAGCGCAGCTGGTCGGTGTGGCGGACCGCGAGGGTGAGGGCCACCGCCGTGGCGGTCTCCGCGTCCACCTCGGCGAGGCCGGGGGCGAGGAGGTCGGCGACCAGGGTCGGCTCCCAGGCCTCCGTGTCGTCCTGGGCGCAGACGGTGACGACCGTCCAGTGCGGTTCGGCGGGGCCGGCCTTCTTCAGGGCCGCCGGGAGGAGCGGGCTCTCGGGCGGGCGGACGGCGAGTTCGCGGGCGAACAGGGAGCCCAGGCGGGCGTGCGGAGGCTCGGCGCCGGCGTCCGGCGGCATCCAGACGGCGGCCGCGAGCAGCTCGCCGTCGGCGCGCTCGGCCACCCACACCTGGCCCTCCTCCAACGCGTGGTGAGCCAGCAGCAGGCGCATGGCGCGCTGCGCCTGGTCCCAGTCGCCGGCCAGGCACTCCCCCGAGCGGAGCACGGGCGACGGCGGGGTGATCAGGCGGACCACCGCCGGTACGTCGACCAGGCCGGCCGGGCGGATGACGGCGGTACGGGGGCGCAGTCGCAGGATCGTCATGTGCGGGGTCTGCCTTTCACAACGACCGGGCGGGGCCGGTCAGTTCGACGGTTGCGGGGGTGAGGGACGGGCGGGGGGCCACCACCGCGACCGGTACCGTCCGGTTCGGGGTGTGGGGGGTGCGGGGCGCCCGGAGGGTGCGCGGGGCACTCGACGTGCTCGACGCGCCCGACGTGCTCGGTGCCTCCTGTGCGCGGCTCAGCAGCGTCACGCCGTACACCGCCGCCGCTGCCCCTGCCAGCGCGAGCAGCGTGCCCGTGCCGCCGTACTGGAATCCCTCGCCCAGGAGCGCGATGCCGATGGCGGACGCGGTGACCGGGTTGACCAGGGTGAGGAGGGCGAGGGGGCCGCCGAGGCCGCTGCGGTACGCCTGCTGGGAGAGCAGCAGGCCGCCGACCGCGAAGCCCACCGTCAGGACCCCCACCAGAGCCGTGCCCCAGGACACCGTCGGGCCCACCGCGAGCTTCTGCGACAGCGTGGAGCCGACACCGGAGGCGATGCCGGACGCCGCGGCGAACGCCAGGCCTCCCGTGCCCGCGCTCACCAGCACCGCCACCGCGCCCGCCGCGAAGAGCGCGACGGCCAGGACCTCGGCGGTGCCCAGCGTGTCGTGCGGCGCGCCACCCGTCGCGGTGACCAGGAGCAGCGTGCTCAGGCCTACGAGGGTGTAGGCGACGCCCCGCCACTGGGTGCCGGAGGTGCGGCGGCCCGTGGCCAGCGAGCCCAGCGGCACCGCGAGCACCAGGCTCAGCGCGCCGAGCGGCTGGACCAGGGTCAGCGGGCCGTAGCGCAGGGCGACCACGTGGAGCAGCGCGCCGCCCGCGTTGAGGGCCACCGACCCCCACCAGGCGCCGCGGGCCAGTGCGCCGCGCATGCCCGGCGTGGCCGCCGCGGTCCGTTCCTGGACGACGGCGGCCGTGGCGTAGCAGACCGCCGAGATGAGGGAGAGGGCGACCGCCAGCAGCACCGGGGACGCTGTCATCGGGCCCACCTCCTCGCCGGGCCGGGCCCACGCCCGACCGCATCAATACGAAACCGTTTCGTACAGATAGGCTACGGAGCCTCTTAGCGAAACGCAAGCGTTTCTTTTGGCGGGGCTTTCAACGGGCCTTCAGCGCCCCGGGACCCCGCCCTTCACCGCCGCGAAACCGAACAGCTCCGGCACCCCCTCCCGCCCCCTCTCCACCGTCCGCTCCAGCCGCAGACCGGCCGCCGGCACGGCGTTCAGCAGGTCCGCCAGCGGGATGTGCCAGGCGCCGACCCGGGCCCGTACGCCCGCCGGGTTCCAGCCGCCGAGCGTCCGGGAACGGTCCGCGTACCCGTCCCCCAGCACCACCCGCCCCGGCTCACCCCGGTCCGCGAACGCGCCGACGAAGCAGGGGTGGACGCCCAGGTGCACGAACCGGCCGCCGGGAGCCAGGACGCGGGCGATCTCCCCGGTCACGGCGGCGTAGTCGGGGACGTCCGTGCTGGCCAGCACGCACACCGCGGCCGGTACGGAGCCGTCGGCCAGCGGGAGGGCCGTCGCGTCGGCGACCGCCACCGGCAGCCGGGCGGCGGCGTGGCGGAGCTGGCCGCGTGAGAGGTCGATGCCGACCGGGGTCCAGCCGAGGTCCGCCGGCACGCCCGCGTGGGCGCCGGTGCCGCAGCAGACGTCCAGGCAGACGCCCGCGCCGGGGCCCAGGAGGTCGCCGAGTGTGCCGTGCACCTGGCGGATGTAGTCGCCGCCCGCGTCGGGCGACATGTAGTCGTTGTACCAGTCCGCGTGGTCGTCGTACGCCGCTGTCGTCGTCATACCTATGACGCTGGGAACACGCCGTCCCGCACAAACCCCGGTTCGCTCTCGGCACGCGGCATTGTCAGTGCTCGCCCTTATCGTCACGCCATGGTCTTCTCCCTGCCCGCCGGGCTGCCCCCGGGGCGGTTCGAGCGCCGTGGCCCTGCCGAGATCTGGGTCTGCGACGAACTGCCGGACGACGTCGACGTGTTGTTCGGCGAGCTGCTGCGGCAGGCCGCCGTCACCGGCCTGTATCCGCACCTCTGCTGGCCGGACCCGCACGACCGGCCGGAGGACCCGGCCGCCGCCGACGCGATACGCCTGGACGAGGTCCTCGCGGCCGACTTCGCGGCGTACCGGCAGGAGCGGCTGCCCTACTGGTCCGCCCCGGCCTCCGAGGAGACGTCGGACGACCTTCCCGAGGACGTCGAGCCCTGGCCGCACGACCCCGGACCGCCCTTCGAGACCTGGCCGGGACTCGCTCCCGCCGGTCCGCCGTCGGGGGACGGTGGTCCCGGTACGACGCCGGAGGAGGCCGCGCGGCGTACCGTCGCCGATCTCCTCTCCACCGAGTACTTCACTCCGTCGCTCACCCTCGTCCCCGCCCGCCGCGCCGCCGACGTGGTCGCCGTCATCGGCTGGGACGGCGGTCCGCCCATCCCCCTCCTCACCGCCCTGCTGCGCAGTTGGGAGGACCGCTTCGGGGCGCGTGTCGTGGGTGCCTACGGCGGTGACGTCCATGTCTCCGTCGCCCGGCCGCCCCTCGACCGGGCGAGCGCGGACCGGCTCGCCCTGGAGCACCTGCTGTCCACCGCCGACAACATCGTGGACGACCCGCCCACGCCCTTCCCCGAGTACGCGAGCGGGCTGATCGGGCGGACGCAGTGGCGGTTCTGGTGGGACTGAGCCGACGCGGGACCGAGCCGGCGCGGCCGGGGTCCGGAGGGCGGGGCGGGGATCTGGACGGCGGGGCGGGGCGGTCGTACGGTTATCTCTGACTGAGTCAACTATCCGAGCCGCCCTGTCCGCCTCGCCACCCGGGGGTCGCCCGCCATGACCGTCCAGGACATCCGCGCCTTCAACCGCTTCTACACCAACGTCATCGGCGCCCTCGACTACAGCCGCCGGCTCTACGCCCCGTTCACCCTCACCGAGTCCCGGGTCCTGTACGAGCTCGCGCACTCCCCGCGTACCGACGCGGCCGACCTGCGGACCGAACTCTCGCTGGACGCGGGCTATCTGAGCCGGATCCTCAACAAGTTCGAGGAGGACGGGCTGATCGAGCGGACGGCCTCGCGGCGGGATCCCCGGCGGCGGCGCGTCACGCTCACCGTCCGGGGCCGGGAGACCGCAGCGCTGCTCGCCGAACGGGCGGACGAATCGGTGGGCGCGCTCCTCGCCACCGTGCCCGCCGCCGAGCGGCCGCGGCTCGCGGAGGCCATGCGGACCGTCCGCGACCTCCTCTCCGAGGGGCGGCCGCCCCGCCGTGAGGACGTGCTGCTGCGCGAGCCAGGGCCCGGTGACCTGGGCTGGATCGTGCAGCGCAACGCCGCGCTCTACACGGCGGAGTACGGCTGGAACGCCGACTACGAGGGGCTGGTGGCGCGGATCGTCGCCGACTTCGCGGAGGATCACGATCCGCATCTGGAGCGGGTGTGGATCGCCGAGCTGGACGGGCGGCCGGTGGGCTGCGTGATGTGCGTGCGCGACGAGGCGCCCGCCACGGCCCGGCTTCGGCTGCTGCTGGTCGAGCCGGACGCCCGCGGCCTCGGCATCGGGGACCGGCTGGTCACGGCCGTCATCGGCTTCGCCCGCGAGGTCGGCTACCGGGACCTGGTGCTGTGGACCAACGACATCCTCAGCTCCGCCCGCCACATCTACCAGCGCCACGGCTTCGTGCTGCTCGCCGAGAAGCCGCACCGGTCCTTCGGCAAGGATCTGGTCGGCCAGGACTGGCGGCTGGACCTGCACGGCACCCGGGAGTGACGCGTAAAGTCCAAAACCATGAAACTCGCGTTCTCCACTCTCGGTGTCCCCGGTCTCCCCGTCCCCGAGGTGCTGCGGCTGGCCACCGCGCACGGGTATCACGGGGTCGAGCTGCGCGCGCATCCCGAGGAGCCGGTGCATCCCGGGATCGGGGCGGAGCAACGGGCCGACGTCGTGAGCGAGTTCAAGGCCGCCGGGGTGGAGATCCTGAGCGTGGCCGGGTACGTGCGCGTGGCCGCGCCCGGGGACGACGCGCCCGTGATCGAGGAGATCCGCGGGCTCCTCGACCTCGCCCGCGACCTGGGCGCCCCCTACATCCGCGTGTTCCCCGGCGCGGCCCACGGGCAGTCCCCCGAGGAGGCCGACGCCACGGCCGCCCGGCGGCTCGGCACGGCCGCGGAGTACGCCGCCGACCTCGGCGTACGGATTCTGCTGGAGACCCACGACTCGCACCGCACCGGCGCCGACGCGATCCGCGTCCTGGGCCTGGTCGGCCACCGCAACGTCGGTTCGCTGTGGGACGTCATGCACACCTGGCTCGGCGGCGAGCAGCCGAGCGAGACCTACGCGGCGCTCTCCCCGTACCTCGGATACGTCCAGGTCAAGGACATCGCCTCGGCCGAGGACACCACCCCGCTGCGGCTCGGCGCCGGTGTCCTGCCGATCGCCGAGTGCGTCGAGATCCTCTCCCGGCACGGCTGGGACGGCTGGCTGTGCTGGGAGTACGAGAAGCGCTGGTACGAGGGGGCCGCGCCGCTTCCGGGGCTGCTCGGGCGGGGGCGCGAGCACCTGGCGCGCCTTCTGAACGACAGCGCGTGACTAATTCGGTGGCCCGGGGGGCCGTCGCCGGATAACGTCCCGGGGTGCATCAGCCCACCCCGCCCCCGCTCCCGCTCCCGCTCCCGCTCTCATGAGCCTGTCCGACGCGCTGCTCGACGTACGGCCCCTGCGCACCTCCCCCGTCTTCCGGCGGCTGCTCTTCGGGCGCACGGTCTCCGTGCTCGGCAGCTTCATGACCATGGTCACCGTCCTGTACCAGGTGTGGGACATGACCCACAGCGCGTTCTGGAGCGGCGCGGTCGGGGTCGCGCAGGCGGTGCCGATGGTCGGCGTCAGCCTGTTCGCGGGCGCCTGGGCCGACCGCGTCGACCGCCGCCGGCTGTATCTGACCGGCACCGTGGGCTCGGCGGTGTGCTCCGTGCTGCTGGCCGTGCAGGGCTTCGCCGGGCATGCGCCGGTGGCCGTCGTGCTCGTCCTGGTCGCGGTCCAGACGTCGTTCGCCGCGCTCGGCGCCCCCGCGGCCGGGGTGTTCGTGCCGCGGCTGCTGCCCAAGGACCAGGTGGCCGCCGGCCTCGCCCTCCAGCAGGTCAGCGGCCAGGCGATGATGCTGGTCGGCCCGGCCGTCGCCGGTCTCGTCCTCGGCTGGTGGGGGATCGGCGTCTGCTACCTCCTGGACGCCCTGAGCTTCGCCCTGTCCTTCTACGGCGCCTACGGCCTGCCCGCGCTGCCGCCCGAGGGCGCCAAGTCCCGCCCCGGGATCCACGGGGTGCTGGACGGCCTGCGCTTCCTGGTCGGCCACCGGGTGGTGCGCGGCGCCCTGGTCACCGACCTGGCGGCCACCCTGCTGTCCATGCCGACCAGCCTCTTCCCGCTGGTCAACGAGGAACGCTTCGGCGGCGACCCCCGCACCCTCGGGCTGTTCCTGTCCGCGCTGGCCGTCGGCGGAGTCGCCGCGACCGCCTTCTCCGGCCCGGTGACCCGGCTGGCCCGCCCCGGCCCGGTGATGCTGTGCGCGTCCGCCTGCTGGGGCGTCGGCCTCTTCCTCTTCGGACTGACGACCAGCGCCTGGCTGGGCCTCGGTCTGCTCACGCTGGCCGGTGCGGCGGACGCCCTCGCCGTCCTCTCCCGTACGACCATCGTCCAGACCCGCACCCCCGACGCCCTGCTGGGCCGGGTCACGGCGGCCGAGACGATCGTCGGCCAGGCGGGCCCCCACCTGGGCAACCTCCGCGGCGGCCTGGTCGCGGGCTGGAGCTCCGGAGCGACCGCGCTGATCGCCGGCGGGCTGATGTGCCTGGCGGCGGTGACGGCGGTCGGTGTCACCACACCGGAGCTGCGCGCGGCCGGTGCCGCCGCCCCCGGGGAGCCCCCGGCCACCGCGCCTACCGGACCCTGAACTCGGCCACCGCACCTCCCGGGCCCTGAACTCGGCCACCGGGCCTACCGGCTCCTGAACTCGGCCTCCGGGCCTACCGGCTCCTGAACTCGGCCTCCGGGTCCAGGCACCACTCCAGCACCGACGGCCAGGAGCCGTACCCGGCGTCCAGATCCAGGTGGGCGGCGCCGGGGAGGAGCCGGGTGGGGATGCCCAGCGGGTCGCCGTAGGCGGCCTGCGCGCCACCTGGGCAGTACGGGTCGTCGTCGCCCGCCACCAGCAGCGTCGGCCCCGGGAGGGTGAAGTCCAGGGGTGGCGCGGTGAATTCGACGACCTCGGGATACCGGGCCAGGACCGGGGCGGACGGCGGCGCCACCAGCAGCACCCGCTCCACGTCCCCGACCCCGGGCGTCCCCCGCGCCACCGCGTGCAGCCACAGCACGGCGGAGGCGCTGTGGGCGACCACGACATCCGGCGCCTCCGCGAGATACCGGGCCAGCTCGGTCAGCCACACCTCCAGCGAGGGGTCGTCCGGATCGGGCAGCTGCGGGTAGGTGACCTGGTGGCCGAGCTCGGTGAGGCGGTCGGCGAGCCAGTGCTGCCAGTGGTCGGCGGGGCGGTGGTTCTGCCAGCCGTGGAGGATGAGGTAGGCGGTCATGACCCTGATCGTTTCCGATCCTCTCTCCCCCGGTCCAGTTAATCTTTCTCGATGGAACAGGTAAGCGAGACCTTCACCGTCGATCTGCGCCGCCTGACCGTCCTGCGGGAACTCCAGCGCCGGGGCAGTCTCGCCCGTACCGCCGAGGCCCTCCACCTCACCCCGTCCGCCGTCTCCCAGCAGATCGCCGCGCTGGCCCGGGAGGTGGGCGCGCCCCTCACCGAACGGGACGGCCGGGGCGTACGGCTCACCGGCCAGGCCCGGGTCCTGCTGGCGCACGCCGATCTGATCGCCGCCCAACTGGAGCGCGCCCGCGCCGACTTGGCGGCGTACGGGGAGGGCGGGCGCGGCTCGGTGACGGTCGGCTGCTTCTCCAGCGGCATCCTGGGGCTGCTGCCGGGGGCCCTGCGGGGGCTGGGGGCGCGGCTGCCGCACGTCCGTGTGGACGTCGTCGAGTCCGAGCCGCCGGATCTGTTCACCGCGCTGGACGGAGGGCAGGTGGACCTCGCGGTGGCGGTGGACTTCGCCGCGGGGCCGCCGCACACCGACCGCCGCTACAGCCGCGTCGACCTGCTCACCGACGTCATGGACCTGGTGGTGCCGGAAGGCCACCGGCTGGCGGGGCGGGACGGGGACGTCCCCCTGCGCGAACTGGCCGCCGACGCCTGGATCGTGGGCCATCCGCGCAGCTGTGTGGGGGCGGTGGCGCGTTCGGTGTGCGCGACGGCCGGCTTCACGC includes:
- a CDS encoding class I SAM-dependent methyltransferase, whose protein sequence is MTTTAAYDDHADWYNDYMSPDAGGDYIRQVHGTLGDLLGPGAGVCLDVCCGTGAHAGVPADLGWTPVGIDLSRGQLRHAAARLPVAVADATALPLADGSVPAAVCVLASTDVPDYAAVTGEIARVLAPGGRFVHLGVHPCFVGAFADRGEPGRVVLGDGYADRSRTLGGWNPAGVRARVGAWHIPLADLLNAVPAAGLRLERTVERGREGVPELFGFAAVKGGVPGR
- a CDS encoding DUF4253 domain-containing protein, which encodes MVFSLPAGLPPGRFERRGPAEIWVCDELPDDVDVLFGELLRQAAVTGLYPHLCWPDPHDRPEDPAAADAIRLDEVLAADFAAYRQERLPYWSAPASEETSDDLPEDVEPWPHDPGPPFETWPGLAPAGPPSGDGGPGTTPEEAARRTVADLLSTEYFTPSLTLVPARRAADVVAVIGWDGGPPIPLLTALLRSWEDRFGARVVGAYGGDVHVSVARPPLDRASADRLALEHLLSTADNIVDDPPTPFPEYASGLIGRTQWRFWWD
- a CDS encoding bifunctional helix-turn-helix transcriptional regulator/GNAT family N-acetyltransferase, whose protein sequence is MTVQDIRAFNRFYTNVIGALDYSRRLYAPFTLTESRVLYELAHSPRTDAADLRTELSLDAGYLSRILNKFEEDGLIERTASRRDPRRRRVTLTVRGRETAALLAERADESVGALLATVPAAERPRLAEAMRTVRDLLSEGRPPRREDVLLREPGPGDLGWIVQRNAALYTAEYGWNADYEGLVARIVADFAEDHDPHLERVWIAELDGRPVGCVMCVRDEAPATARLRLLLVEPDARGLGIGDRLVTAVIGFAREVGYRDLVLWTNDILSSARHIYQRHGFVLLAEKPHRSFGKDLVGQDWRLDLHGTRE
- a CDS encoding sugar phosphate isomerase/epimerase family protein, yielding MKLAFSTLGVPGLPVPEVLRLATAHGYHGVELRAHPEEPVHPGIGAEQRADVVSEFKAAGVEILSVAGYVRVAAPGDDAPVIEEIRGLLDLARDLGAPYIRVFPGAAHGQSPEEADATAARRLGTAAEYAADLGVRILLETHDSHRTGADAIRVLGLVGHRNVGSLWDVMHTWLGGEQPSETYAALSPYLGYVQVKDIASAEDTTPLRLGAGVLPIAECVEILSRHGWDGWLCWEYEKRWYEGAAPLPGLLGRGREHLARLLNDSA
- a CDS encoding MFS transporter; translation: MSLSDALLDVRPLRTSPVFRRLLFGRTVSVLGSFMTMVTVLYQVWDMTHSAFWSGAVGVAQAVPMVGVSLFAGAWADRVDRRRLYLTGTVGSAVCSVLLAVQGFAGHAPVAVVLVLVAVQTSFAALGAPAAGVFVPRLLPKDQVAAGLALQQVSGQAMMLVGPAVAGLVLGWWGIGVCYLLDALSFALSFYGAYGLPALPPEGAKSRPGIHGVLDGLRFLVGHRVVRGALVTDLAATLLSMPTSLFPLVNEERFGGDPRTLGLFLSALAVGGVAATAFSGPVTRLARPGPVMLCASACWGVGLFLFGLTTSAWLGLGLLTLAGAADALAVLSRTTIVQTRTPDALLGRVTAAETIVGQAGPHLGNLRGGLVAGWSSGATALIAGGLMCLAAVTAVGVTTPELRAAGAAAPGEPPATAPTGP
- a CDS encoding RBBP9/YdeN family alpha/beta hydrolase — translated: MTAYLILHGWQNHRPADHWQHWLADRLTELGHQVTYPQLPDPDDPSLEVWLTELARYLAEAPDVVVAHSASAVLWLHAVARGTPGVGDVERVLLVAPPSAPVLARYPEVVEFTAPPLDFTLPGPTLLVAGDDDPYCPGGAQAAYGDPLGIPTRLLPGAAHLDLDAGYGSWPSVLEWCLDPEAEFRSR
- a CDS encoding LysR family transcriptional regulator, whose product is MEQVSETFTVDLRRLTVLRELQRRGSLARTAEALHLTPSAVSQQIAALAREVGAPLTERDGRGVRLTGQARVLLAHADLIAAQLERARADLAAYGEGGRGSVTVGCFSSGILGLLPGALRGLGARLPHVRVDVVESEPPDLFTALDGGQVDLAVAVDFAAGPPHTDRRYSRVDLLTDVMDLVVPEGHRLAGRDGDVPLRELAADAWIVGHPRSCVGAVARSVCATAGFTPDIRHAVNDWAAVAALVEAGAGVALIPRLVRPLYEGRRLAVLRTEGEPPSRNVFAAVRTGSEDDPVLAAVREELRRAAEELTGR